One window of Nocardioides dongkuii genomic DNA carries:
- a CDS encoding O-antigen ligase family protein codes for MVIILHVGHVFLRPDSLLVTCVVLDVLLLSILNSVLVPAELRIPVLVVVLGASLTAVLSARLHFRVAAAPFLGALTVGTVLSQFFGRGGDEMIQVAVMLALGAVAACLAASLSSADWLEVAQSVAFLGVVQVAIAIGAEVFDIGWVQITFAAADPTGAGRAAYGASPNLILPGGWSRSSGTLGHPIPFALFLLAGLCLALRVQGIARREIRWATVSLLSAGLLLSGSRTTIFIALALAAIFAASVGRRLWRALALILAVPVGAVVVYGFGAFALQNARERSSFSLDFRLQAWETFVNLFNRDLVEVLIGSGPSSAGELQEEGYVDLQGLQSIDNQVVTTFADLGLLGLSIFMVLLSVTILRRNRPEWFALAALWGMFLSFDVFGWHIFVFLFWFFVEMVLKGPTGPSAHDPAEAELVDGDVDSLSTGRASR; via the coding sequence GTGGTGATCATCCTGCACGTGGGGCACGTGTTCCTTCGGCCCGATTCCCTCCTGGTGACCTGCGTCGTTCTCGACGTGCTTCTGCTCTCGATACTCAATAGCGTGCTGGTTCCGGCGGAGTTGCGCATCCCTGTATTAGTCGTGGTCCTGGGTGCGAGCCTGACCGCAGTGCTGAGCGCCCGCCTGCACTTCAGAGTCGCTGCAGCTCCTTTTCTGGGGGCATTGACTGTAGGAACGGTCCTCTCGCAATTCTTCGGTCGCGGGGGCGACGAAATGATCCAGGTTGCCGTGATGCTGGCTCTCGGAGCGGTAGCTGCCTGCCTCGCGGCTTCCCTGTCGAGTGCGGACTGGCTGGAGGTCGCGCAGTCCGTGGCCTTCCTCGGTGTTGTCCAGGTCGCGATCGCCATCGGCGCTGAGGTGTTCGACATCGGATGGGTCCAGATCACCTTCGCGGCCGCGGACCCTACGGGCGCCGGCCGCGCGGCGTATGGGGCTTCGCCGAACCTGATTCTCCCGGGGGGATGGTCGCGGTCGTCCGGGACGCTGGGGCATCCGATTCCGTTTGCGTTGTTCCTGCTCGCGGGTCTGTGCTTGGCCCTGCGCGTCCAGGGGATTGCCCGGCGGGAGATCCGGTGGGCGACGGTATCCTTGCTATCTGCCGGACTCTTGCTGAGCGGCTCCCGCACCACGATCTTCATCGCCCTGGCGCTCGCGGCGATCTTCGCCGCCAGCGTCGGCCGGCGACTATGGCGCGCCCTGGCGCTGATCCTCGCTGTCCCCGTCGGCGCAGTGGTCGTCTACGGGTTCGGCGCCTTCGCCCTCCAGAACGCGCGAGAGCGATCGAGTTTCTCGCTCGACTTCCGGCTGCAGGCGTGGGAGACGTTCGTCAACCTCTTCAACCGGGATCTAGTCGAGGTTCTGATCGGTTCGGGGCCGTCGTCGGCGGGTGAGCTCCAGGAGGAGGGTTACGTCGACCTCCAGGGCCTGCAGAGCATCGACAATCAGGTCGTGACGACGTTCGCCGACCTCGGGCTCCTCGGTCTTTCGATCTTCATGGTGCTCCTGAGCGTGACGATCCTCCGGCGGAACCGGCCCGAGTGGTTCGCACTTGCCGCACTGTGGGGCATGTTCCTCTCCTTCGACGTCTTCGGTTGGCACATCTTCGTCTTCCTGTTCTGGTTCTTCGTGGAGATGGTGTTGAAGGGGCCGACGGGGCCAAGCGCTCACGATCCTGCCGAGGCGGAGCTGGTCGACGGCGACGTCGACTCGTTGTCGACCGGCCGGGCAAGTCGGTGA
- a CDS encoding oligosaccharide flippase family protein, translated as MKHALRAISILTASSILVAVASVLRYKAVAQWLGSSGVGTLGLMVAVTTLAITVVGLGLGTSGVRSVAQSAEDVRLQRTKSLALLIGSGILAVIGFVAVSLLAGIESLTGIPDPPWEFRVAMGATVASTVFNAGQLAFLNGRGRLHLMAVCNIAGAAIGTVLTLVAVGTAGYTGLAVALAGVPLATAALTAVVVKRDLRSLSGAPRCTARELWSELRGMAALGVVVTLALTVGSAAQLGARLLVRDRLGLEAAGLYQATWVITTLYLSFLLASLGAEYFPRISRLRHEPAAASRALDDQIVLTLLIAGPIIAWAILLAPLGLRILYSAEFTTADELLRWQLAGDVLKLPGWAVGFLLLATERRLAFLVTELVWNATFLALLLPLSQAWGLTGVGVASLVAYTTYLLACYVAARRACGYLPRRTTLVAVGAATLLTAALLASTLALGSPLIAGFLALSATAICAVLVRRQWTGQQPEARVESVR; from the coding sequence ATGAAGCACGCGCTTCGCGCCATCTCGATCCTCACCGCGAGCTCGATTCTCGTCGCCGTCGCGTCAGTCCTGCGTTACAAGGCGGTCGCACAGTGGCTGGGAAGCTCCGGGGTGGGCACGCTCGGCCTGATGGTGGCCGTGACGACGCTGGCGATCACTGTTGTCGGCCTCGGCCTAGGCACGAGCGGCGTACGGTCCGTGGCACAGAGCGCCGAGGACGTCCGCCTCCAGAGGACCAAGTCGCTGGCGCTCCTGATTGGCTCCGGCATCCTGGCCGTCATCGGCTTCGTAGCCGTCAGCCTCCTGGCTGGGATCGAGTCCCTGACCGGCATCCCCGACCCGCCGTGGGAGTTCCGTGTCGCGATGGGAGCCACCGTCGCCTCGACCGTCTTCAACGCCGGTCAGCTTGCCTTCCTCAACGGTCGGGGCCGCCTGCACCTCATGGCCGTCTGCAACATCGCCGGGGCAGCGATCGGCACGGTCCTCACGCTCGTCGCGGTCGGGACGGCTGGGTACACCGGTCTCGCGGTCGCCCTCGCGGGCGTCCCGCTCGCGACGGCGGCCCTCACAGCGGTCGTGGTCAAGCGTGACCTACGGAGCCTTTCCGGAGCGCCCCGGTGCACCGCCCGGGAGCTGTGGTCTGAACTACGCGGAATGGCCGCACTCGGCGTCGTGGTGACCCTCGCCCTGACTGTCGGCTCCGCCGCCCAGCTCGGAGCACGGCTGCTGGTGCGGGACCGGCTCGGGCTGGAGGCCGCTGGTTTGTACCAGGCGACCTGGGTGATCACTACTCTCTATCTCTCCTTCCTCCTCGCGTCGCTCGGCGCAGAGTACTTCCCGCGTATCTCCCGCCTGCGCCACGAACCGGCCGCGGCGTCCCGGGCACTCGACGACCAGATCGTCCTGACTCTGTTGATCGCGGGGCCCATCATCGCCTGGGCGATCCTCCTGGCCCCCCTCGGCCTGCGCATCCTCTACTCCGCGGAGTTCACCACTGCCGACGAGCTGCTCCGCTGGCAGCTGGCCGGTGACGTCCTGAAGCTTCCCGGTTGGGCGGTGGGGTTCCTGCTCCTGGCCACCGAGAGACGGCTGGCCTTTCTGGTGACCGAGCTGGTCTGGAACGCGACCTTCCTTGCCCTCTTGCTACCCCTCTCCCAGGCCTGGGGTCTGACCGGCGTCGGCGTCGCCTCGCTCGTCGCGTACACGACGTACCTACTGGCCTGCTACGTGGCTGCACGACGTGCGTGCGGATACCTTCCTCGCCGTACGACACTGGTGGCGGTCGGTGCCGCCACGCTCTTGACCGCCGCCCTGCTGGCGAGCACGCTCGCGCTTGGCTCTCCCCTGATCGCCGGATTCCTGGCACTGTCAGCGACGGCGATCTGCGCGGTGTTGGTCCGGCGCCAGTGGACCGGCCAGCAGCCCGAGGCCCGCGTTGAATCAGTTCGTTGA
- a CDS encoding sulfurtransferase, whose product MTRENSLVSTQWVEDHLGDDNIVLIEVDEDTTAYDKGHIRGAIKLDWTTDLQDQVRRDFVSKDQFSALLSERGVSNDNTVVLYGGNNNWFAAYAFWYFKLYGHQDVKLMDGGRKKWELDSRELTADATERPAASYTAQEPDLSIRAFRDDTVAAIGVKNLVDVRSPDEYAGRLMAPAHLPQEQAQRAGHVPTSINVPWSKAANDDGTFKSDDELRKLYADAGLDDSKETIALCRIGERSSHTWFVLKELLGHENVKNYDGSWTEYGSLVGVPVAVGDEPGTA is encoded by the coding sequence ATGACCCGCGAGAACTCCCTCGTCTCCACCCAGTGGGTGGAGGACCACCTCGGCGACGACAACATCGTCCTGATCGAGGTCGACGAGGACACCACGGCGTACGACAAGGGCCACATCCGTGGCGCCATCAAGCTGGACTGGACGACCGACCTCCAGGACCAGGTCCGCCGTGACTTCGTCAGCAAGGACCAGTTCTCGGCGCTCCTCTCCGAGCGCGGCGTCTCCAACGACAACACCGTGGTGCTCTACGGCGGCAACAACAACTGGTTCGCCGCCTACGCCTTCTGGTACTTCAAGCTCTACGGCCACCAGGACGTCAAGCTCATGGACGGCGGCCGCAAGAAGTGGGAGCTCGACTCCCGCGAGCTCACCGCCGACGCCACCGAGCGCCCGGCCGCGTCGTACACGGCCCAGGAGCCCGACCTGTCGATCCGCGCCTTCCGCGACGACACGGTCGCCGCGATCGGGGTGAAGAACCTCGTCGACGTGCGCAGCCCCGACGAGTACGCCGGCCGCCTGATGGCCCCGGCCCACCTCCCGCAGGAGCAGGCCCAGCGCGCCGGCCACGTGCCGACCTCGATCAACGTGCCGTGGAGCAAGGCGGCCAACGACGACGGCACCTTCAAGTCCGACGACGAGCTGCGCAAGCTGTACGCCGACGCCGGCCTGGACGACTCCAAGGAGACCATCGCGCTGTGCCGGATCGGCGAGCGCTCCTCGCACACCTGGTTCGTGCTCAAGGAGCTCCTCGGCCACGAGAACGTGAAGAACTACGACGGCTCCTGGACCGAGTACGGCTCCCTCGTGGGCGTGCCGGTCGCCGTCGGCGACGAGCCCGGGACCGCCTGA
- a CDS encoding DUF4012 domain-containing protein, whose protein sequence is MTSWRLRRLIPFLLLVLLLVLGAWVAWVVWHVNEDLTSSVDDVEQLRSAAEASDVDAMNASLEELEEHSGSADERTSGLTWSVLTKLPWVGDDARGVRVVSEVVHDLAIDGAQPLVTVSADLDRITPQDGAVSIEAIRDLQTPVEQAATALDAAVAGLNSEDPVDFVMRLRTKYRELATTLRDARSTLSSASTALEVLPSMLGDDEERNYLLVFQNNAEIRATGGLPGAVALLRTEDGKIELTRQVAANSFANAPRPVLPLSDAERTLYQDLVGTFFLNANLTPDFPRVAALMATRWEQVYPEDIDGVLTLDTVALSYILAATGPVQVGDTAITSDNAVRELLHEVYLRYEDPADQDVFFRRVARRTFDQVSTGIPDPQALLQELARGAEEGRVLVHSFDPTEQQEIAGTQLAGEAFAAVSTQPQVDVTLNDATGAKMSYFLRYDVRVRPTYCKDDVQGYAGSVRLESTAPPESAALPDYVTGGGLFGAEPGTQFVTVRIYSPAGGSLSDFRLNAKRLDPDVVDQEGRLVEQVFLQLGPGQALNLDWRMTSGPGQTGDTSVRVTPSVSEGTRSSTTESACS, encoded by the coding sequence ATGACTTCCTGGCGGCTCCGGCGGCTCATTCCTTTCCTTCTTCTTGTGCTGCTGCTCGTCCTAGGAGCCTGGGTCGCTTGGGTGGTGTGGCACGTCAACGAGGACCTGACCAGTTCGGTTGACGACGTCGAGCAGCTGCGCTCGGCTGCAGAGGCCAGCGATGTCGACGCGATGAATGCGTCGCTCGAGGAGCTCGAGGAGCACAGCGGCTCGGCCGACGAGCGCACCTCCGGGCTGACCTGGTCAGTGTTGACGAAGTTGCCGTGGGTCGGCGACGACGCTCGTGGTGTCCGTGTCGTCAGCGAGGTCGTTCACGACCTGGCGATCGATGGAGCGCAGCCGCTGGTGACGGTGTCGGCGGACCTGGACCGGATCACCCCCCAGGATGGGGCGGTCTCGATCGAGGCCATCCGTGACCTGCAGACGCCGGTCGAGCAGGCAGCCACCGCACTGGACGCGGCGGTCGCCGGCCTCAACAGCGAGGACCCTGTCGACTTCGTGATGCGGTTGCGCACCAAGTACCGCGAACTGGCCACCACGCTTCGCGATGCACGGAGCACGCTGTCGTCCGCATCCACCGCCCTCGAGGTGCTCCCGTCGATGCTGGGGGACGACGAGGAGCGCAACTACCTGCTGGTCTTCCAGAACAATGCGGAAATCCGGGCGACCGGCGGCCTGCCCGGCGCAGTAGCGCTCCTCCGTACTGAGGACGGCAAGATCGAACTGACGCGACAGGTCGCGGCGAACTCGTTTGCCAACGCTCCGCGGCCGGTCCTGCCGCTCTCGGACGCAGAGCGAACCCTCTACCAGGACCTGGTCGGCACCTTCTTCCTCAACGCCAACCTGACCCCCGACTTCCCGCGCGTGGCGGCCTTGATGGCGACGCGCTGGGAGCAGGTCTACCCCGAGGACATCGACGGTGTCCTGACCCTCGACACGGTCGCCCTCTCCTACATCTTGGCCGCGACTGGTCCGGTCCAGGTGGGAGACACCGCCATCACCTCGGACAACGCTGTCCGGGAGCTGCTTCACGAGGTGTACCTGCGCTACGAGGACCCGGCCGACCAGGACGTGTTCTTCCGTCGGGTGGCCCGGCGGACCTTCGACCAGGTGTCCACCGGGATCCCGGATCCGCAGGCGCTACTGCAGGAGCTGGCGCGGGGTGCCGAAGAGGGTCGAGTGCTGGTGCACTCTTTTGACCCGACGGAGCAGCAGGAGATCGCAGGCACGCAGCTCGCCGGGGAGGCCTTCGCGGCGGTTAGCACACAACCCCAGGTAGACGTCACCCTGAACGACGCAACTGGTGCCAAGATGTCGTACTTCCTCCGGTACGACGTCCGGGTGCGGCCGACCTACTGCAAGGATGACGTGCAGGGCTACGCCGGCAGTGTGCGTCTGGAATCGACCGCCCCCCCTGAGTCTGCAGCACTCCCCGACTACGTGACGGGGGGAGGGCTGTTCGGTGCCGAGCCCGGGACCCAGTTCGTGACCGTCCGTATCTACTCCCCGGCGGGGGGCTCACTCTCGGACTTCAGGCTGAACGCCAAGAGGCTGGATCCGGACGTTGTTGACCAGGAAGGACGCCTGGTGGAACAGGTATTCCTCCAGCTCGGACCTGGCCAGGCGCTGAACCTCGACTGGCGAATGACTTCAGGTCCTGGCCAGACCGGCGACACGTCCGTACGGGTAACGCCTAGCGTCAGCGAAGGCACGCGTTCGTCGACTACGGAATCCGCGTGCTCCTGA
- the dtd gene encoding D-aminoacyl-tRNA deacylase, with product MRAIVQRVLEASVNVMGEVVGSVDDPGLLVLLGVAHDDGPGDVAWMARKIWQLRILRDEHSASDVGAPILVVSQFTLYGDTRKGRRPTWQAAAPGEVSEPLYDAFCAELERLGAHVERGRFGADMQVLSVNDGPVTLLLESPR from the coding sequence ATGCGTGCGATTGTTCAGCGGGTTCTGGAGGCGTCGGTAAACGTCATGGGGGAAGTGGTGGGGTCCGTCGATGACCCCGGACTCCTGGTCCTTCTCGGGGTGGCCCACGACGACGGACCCGGGGACGTCGCCTGGATGGCGCGGAAGATCTGGCAGTTGCGGATCCTCCGGGACGAGCACTCGGCGTCGGACGTCGGCGCTCCCATCCTGGTCGTCAGCCAGTTCACGCTGTACGGCGACACCCGCAAGGGCCGGCGCCCGACGTGGCAGGCGGCGGCTCCGGGCGAGGTGAGCGAGCCCCTGTACGACGCGTTCTGTGCGGAGCTCGAACGGCTCGGCGCACACGTCGAGCGTGGGCGCTTCGGCGCGGACATGCAGGTGCTGTCCGTCAACGACGGGCCGGTCACCCTGTTGCTCGAGAGCCCGCGCTGA
- a CDS encoding DUF1416 domain-containing protein, producing the protein MCGAKEGGLSLDGVNVAKEAVIQGQVLRGEEPVGNAYVRLLDRTGEFTAEVPTSATGHFRFFAGEGEWTLRTLAPKADPVDRKVNAAIGSVAEVSIAL; encoded by the coding sequence ATGTGCGGGGCGAAGGAGGGCGGCCTCTCCCTCGACGGCGTGAACGTCGCGAAGGAGGCCGTTATCCAGGGGCAGGTCCTGCGCGGCGAGGAGCCGGTCGGCAACGCCTACGTGCGCCTGCTCGACCGCACCGGTGAGTTCACCGCCGAGGTCCCGACCTCGGCGACCGGTCACTTCCGCTTTTTCGCCGGCGAGGGGGAGTGGACGCTTCGCACCCTCGCCCCGAAGGCGGACCCGGTCGACCGCAAGGTGAACGCCGCCATCGGCTCCGTCGCCGAGGTCAGCATCGCCCTCTGA
- a CDS encoding polysaccharide biosynthesis tyrosine autokinase, whose protein sequence is MDVRDYARIIGRRWALILVFVLVAVGLSAAYSVTATPQYESVARLFVSTSQANTAEAYEGSLLSDQRALSYAELTKSRDLAQTVITDLDLALSPEELVGRVQAEVLPETVNMVISITDPDPDQARALTQAYADGLTDLVANLETPPGEKVPPIKLTVIDNASEPAGPVSPDPVRNALFAAFIGLILGIAAAIIRELSDTTVKTLEDLSVVGAPLLASIAFDSSTKKIPLITELGSHTPRVEAFRVLRTNLQFVDVDREDKVFVVSSAVPSEGKTSTSINLALAIAQAGQRTLLIEGDLRRPRASRQFNLDNAIGVTTVLLGQVTLDDATQTVQGSELRVLASGSIPPNPAELIQSNAMTELLNEARRKYDVVIIDAPPLLPVTDAALFAAQSDGALVVVRYGKTTKEQLSQLVDRLKQVDAAPVGVVMNMVPPRSDRAGYGYGYGYAPDSATVTAEAAEPEKVLGARRR, encoded by the coding sequence GTGGACGTGCGGGACTACGCACGCATCATCGGGCGGCGTTGGGCGCTGATCCTCGTTTTCGTACTCGTGGCCGTCGGGCTCTCGGCTGCGTACTCGGTCACCGCGACACCCCAGTACGAATCCGTGGCCCGACTGTTCGTGTCGACATCACAAGCCAACACCGCCGAAGCCTACGAAGGCAGCCTGCTCTCGGATCAGCGGGCCCTTTCGTATGCCGAGCTCACCAAGAGCCGCGACCTGGCCCAGACGGTCATCACCGACCTCGATCTCGCACTGTCGCCTGAAGAGCTTGTCGGACGCGTTCAGGCTGAAGTCTTGCCCGAGACGGTCAACATGGTCATCAGCATCACGGACCCGGATCCCGACCAGGCCCGCGCACTCACGCAGGCGTATGCGGACGGGCTGACGGACCTGGTCGCCAACCTTGAGACGCCCCCGGGCGAGAAGGTTCCGCCGATCAAGCTGACAGTCATCGACAATGCCTCAGAACCCGCCGGACCGGTCTCGCCTGACCCGGTGCGCAACGCTCTCTTTGCGGCCTTCATCGGGCTGATCCTCGGCATCGCCGCCGCCATCATCCGCGAGCTGAGCGACACGACCGTGAAGACACTGGAGGACCTCAGCGTCGTCGGGGCCCCGTTGCTGGCCAGCATCGCCTTCGACAGTTCCACGAAGAAGATTCCACTGATCACCGAGCTGGGGTCTCACACGCCGCGAGTCGAAGCCTTCCGGGTCCTGCGCACCAACTTGCAGTTCGTCGACGTGGACCGGGAGGACAAGGTCTTCGTTGTCTCCTCCGCTGTCCCCAGCGAGGGCAAGACCTCCACCTCGATCAACCTCGCACTGGCCATCGCTCAAGCCGGTCAGCGCACCCTCCTCATTGAGGGGGATCTGCGTCGCCCCCGCGCCAGCCGGCAGTTCAACCTGGACAACGCGATCGGGGTGACCACTGTCCTCCTCGGCCAGGTGACTCTTGACGACGCCACCCAGACAGTCCAAGGAAGCGAGCTCCGCGTGCTTGCCAGCGGCTCGATCCCGCCTAATCCCGCAGAGCTGATCCAGTCGAACGCCATGACAGAACTTCTGAACGAGGCACGTCGGAAGTACGACGTCGTGATCATCGACGCCCCGCCGCTGCTCCCGGTGACGGATGCAGCCCTTTTCGCTGCGCAGTCCGACGGCGCACTAGTCGTGGTTCGCTACGGAAAGACGACCAAGGAGCAGCTCTCCCAGTTGGTCGATCGCCTGAAGCAGGTCGACGCGGCGCCGGTCGGAGTGGTGATGAACATGGTCCCACCGCGAAGCGACCGCGCAGGCTACGGCTACGGCTACGGCTACGCGCCCGACTCGGCGACGGTCACTGCCGAAGCGGCGGAGCCAGAGAAGGTACTCGGCGCTCGACGCCGCTGA
- a CDS encoding glycosyltransferase — protein MDLVVLVDDSGASALVVPDEPLLEGCRLLANPTNMGLAHALNRGCSAALDDGADVIITLDQDATLPPGFVRRAVELLDRRRQEDASVAAVAPQSVNGIPHQHRHRHGDHECSLWVVQSGLTIGADALRTVGRFREDFVIDALEVDFVMRLHRAGLHVVLEEDLALEHAIGDPRTGQLLGLGFRASNHSARRVYSIARNNAYLASRNVLREPRWSLAAFWGLAKRTLKILLREDERAAKVAQLGRGLRDGLLGRLGPVD, from the coding sequence GTGGACCTCGTGGTGCTCGTGGACGACTCCGGGGCATCGGCCCTCGTCGTGCCTGACGAGCCTCTGCTGGAAGGCTGCCGGTTGCTGGCGAACCCCACGAACATGGGCCTGGCTCATGCGCTGAACCGGGGCTGCTCGGCGGCGCTGGACGACGGCGCCGACGTGATCATCACCCTCGACCAGGACGCCACGCTACCTCCCGGATTCGTGAGGCGGGCCGTCGAGCTCCTGGATCGGCGTCGCCAGGAGGATGCCTCGGTTGCCGCAGTCGCGCCGCAGAGCGTCAACGGGATCCCCCACCAGCACCGGCACCGGCACGGAGACCATGAGTGCTCGTTGTGGGTGGTCCAGTCAGGACTCACCATCGGGGCCGACGCGCTGCGCACGGTGGGGCGCTTCCGCGAGGACTTCGTGATCGACGCTCTCGAGGTCGACTTCGTGATGCGCCTGCACCGAGCCGGCTTGCATGTCGTTCTCGAGGAGGACCTCGCGCTGGAGCACGCCATCGGGGACCCCCGAACGGGTCAGCTGCTGGGGCTCGGTTTCCGTGCGAGCAACCACTCCGCGCGGAGGGTCTACTCGATCGCCAGGAACAACGCCTACCTGGCGTCGCGCAACGTGCTCCGCGAGCCTCGCTGGTCGCTGGCGGCCTTCTGGGGGCTGGCCAAGCGGACGCTCAAGATCCTGCTTCGCGAGGACGAGCGCGCCGCCAAGGTCGCACAGCTGGGTCGCGGACTCCGTGACGGCCTGCTCGGACGGCTCGGTCCCGTCGACTGA
- a CDS encoding thioredoxin family protein, with the protein MTLGPWVALAAVVIAVAFGTYRLRTDGRFRAKPVVEQGGAPAPTVGETPHAEKQPQEDLAGSRHRDSAPARPPVADLWTAVQSAIPAATLGERATLLQFSSAFCAPCRATRRVLTDVSTTVPGVEHLEVDAELHLELVRRVGVLRTPTTLVLDASGNEVARAAGAPRTEQVLAALPAGDPT; encoded by the coding sequence GTGACCCTCGGACCCTGGGTGGCGCTCGCCGCCGTCGTGATCGCGGTGGCCTTCGGGACCTACCGGCTCCGCACCGACGGCCGCTTCCGCGCCAAGCCGGTGGTCGAGCAGGGAGGCGCGCCAGCGCCGACCGTTGGCGAGACCCCGCACGCCGAGAAGCAGCCCCAAGAGGACCTCGCCGGGTCTCGACACCGGGACTCCGCCCCTGCTCGACCGCCGGTGGCCGACCTCTGGACCGCCGTCCAGTCCGCGATCCCCGCCGCCACCCTCGGCGAGCGCGCAACCCTGCTCCAGTTCTCCAGCGCCTTCTGTGCCCCGTGCCGGGCGACCCGCCGAGTCCTCACCGACGTGTCCACGACGGTTCCCGGCGTCGAGCACCTCGAGGTCGACGCCGAGCTCCACCTCGAGCTGGTACGCCGCGTCGGCGTCCTCCGCACGCCGACCACGCTGGTCCTCGATGCGTCCGGCAACGAGGTCGCCCGGGCTGCTGGCGCGCCCCGCACGGAGCAGGTTCTCGCCGCACTCCCAGCGGGCGATCCCACATGA
- a CDS encoding DUF4395 domain-containing protein codes for MSTTTPAHHAPAAPTAQAGLDPRGPQFTAAVTAVVLLAVLVLPTTAATVLVAVQAALFALGAARGVQHTPTAYVFRRLVRPRLSASDELEDPRPPRFAQAVGLAFALTALVGFLAGTPVVGLVATGFALVAALLNALFRFCLGCELYLLLQRATHRTA; via the coding sequence ATGTCCACCACCACGCCCGCGCATCACGCGCCGGCCGCCCCGACCGCCCAGGCCGGGCTCGACCCGCGCGGTCCGCAGTTCACCGCCGCGGTCACCGCGGTCGTGCTGCTCGCCGTGCTGGTGCTCCCGACGACCGCCGCCACGGTCCTGGTCGCGGTCCAGGCCGCCCTGTTCGCCCTGGGCGCGGCCCGCGGCGTCCAGCACACCCCGACGGCGTACGTCTTCCGCCGGCTCGTCCGCCCGCGCCTCTCGGCGTCGGACGAGCTGGAGGACCCGCGCCCGCCGCGGTTCGCGCAGGCCGTCGGGCTGGCGTTCGCGCTGACCGCCCTGGTCGGGTTCCTCGCCGGCACCCCCGTCGTCGGGCTGGTCGCCACCGGCTTCGCCCTGGTCGCGGCGCTGCTCAACGCGCTGTTCCGCTTCTGCCTCGGCTGCGAGCTCTACCTGCTGCTCCAGCGCGCCACCCACCGAACTGCCTGA
- a CDS encoding glycosyltransferase family 2 protein, translating to MSDLETEPTVACVVLNWHDVPRTVACVSRLLEVANLTSIWVVDNESDGDLVPELAELGSPLVQSVTSPVNLGFSAGMNLGLVHAARQADLVLCVNNDLLISGGDVAGLSAALMADPTLDMVAPEIENADGSIVRGGEFRPWTFGTREGADVCEPDFLTWACVMLRADALHRLGLLDERFFMYWEDVEFALRVRRAGRRFRTVPESRAFHELSASHERAAGWVDCYSTYGVVALGRLIGGRARAGSWVRVLARVGKSVARRDGRRTRFHLLGVRLALSAAARRGRPAHEVVASYRGRELRHD from the coding sequence GTGAGCGACCTTGAGACCGAACCGACGGTCGCCTGCGTCGTGCTCAACTGGCACGACGTCCCGCGGACGGTCGCGTGTGTGAGTCGACTGCTGGAGGTGGCGAACCTGACGTCGATCTGGGTGGTTGACAACGAGTCCGACGGTGATCTCGTGCCTGAGCTGGCCGAGCTCGGCTCGCCTCTCGTCCAGTCGGTGACCAGTCCCGTCAATCTCGGGTTCTCGGCGGGCATGAACCTGGGGCTCGTGCATGCCGCGAGGCAGGCAGACCTGGTGCTGTGCGTGAACAACGACCTGTTGATCAGCGGTGGGGATGTGGCCGGTCTGTCCGCTGCCTTGATGGCTGACCCCACGCTTGACATGGTGGCGCCGGAGATCGAGAACGCCGACGGTTCGATCGTCCGCGGGGGGGAGTTCCGGCCATGGACCTTCGGCACCCGCGAGGGGGCGGATGTCTGCGAGCCGGACTTCCTGACCTGGGCCTGTGTGATGCTGCGAGCAGACGCTCTGCATCGTCTCGGACTCCTGGACGAACGGTTCTTCATGTACTGGGAGGACGTCGAGTTCGCACTGCGTGTGCGTCGTGCGGGCCGCAGGTTCAGGACCGTGCCGGAGTCCCGCGCTTTCCACGAGCTCTCGGCAAGCCATGAGCGTGCAGCGGGCTGGGTCGACTGCTACTCGACGTACGGCGTGGTGGCCCTGGGCCGGCTGATCGGAGGACGGGCTCGGGCCGGATCCTGGGTCCGCGTGCTGGCGCGGGTCGGGAAGAGTGTCGCGCGACGTGACGGGCGAAGGACGCGGTTTCACCTGCTCGGGGTGCGGCTCGCACTTTCGGCCGCCGCCCGCCGCGGGCGGCCCGCGCACGAGGTCGTTGCCTCCTACCGGGGTCGCGAGCTTCGCCATGACTGA